CCGGGGGCTGGAGCTCGTCACGGGACGATTGGAAGGAAGCGTTTTTTGCGGGAAAAACCGGCGGGGTGAGCATTCCGCTCAAAAAGGGTGAACACACGCTCACGCTTGTGAACGTCAGCGGCGGCGGGATGAACCTCGATTGGATAAAGATAGTCCCGCTCAAGTAGCGGTCATTTCCTTACGACGGTTATCACGACCGAATCTGCACCGTTCTTCCCGCGCGCCTCGATACGTATATCGCCGGGAGTTAACCGCCAGTACACGGTCTTTCCTTCCGCATACCGTCGGCCGTTGATATACCAAGCCACACCGTCCGTATCGCCGGAAACGGAAAGCTCTATCTCCTGCATACGCGCCTGCATCGATGCATCGATGTTGAAAACATCCTTATCCGCCGGCCGCACGATATGAAGGCCGGACGACGGCGCAAGATCGGCATTCCTTCCGGTATCGCCAAGCCATGTCGCATATTCCGGCGGAAGCATTGTCTTGCCGTTCGTATGCCACGTGCACATACCGGGCACCGTGTCCGCAAGACAATATTCGATCATACTTTCGCGGCATTGCATATGCGCACGCATGCCCGAGAGCGTGCATATGCGCACCGGCGTAACACCGCTCGGCACGGTCAGATCGGCCTGTCCGATATCGATGCCGGCATTATAGAGCCCGGCGATGATGTCACGGAAGATGAGGCCTGCACCCTGCGCCGCGGGAAGCGCATCCATGGACCGCCCGCTGAAATTCCCCGCCCATACGCCGATGGTGTAATTGCGCGTATAGCCTGCCACCGTATTATCACGGTAGTCCTTCGATGTGCCGGTCTTTACCGCTACCGGGAAGGGCATATTGAGCGCCGAGTGTATGCCGAAGCCCGCCGTTTTGTATTTGAACTCCGCAAGTATGTGCGTAATGAGAAATGCCGTTTGCCGCGAGAACACGCGCACCGGCACGCGTTCCCGCACCTGCACCGTATCGATACCCGTGCGAACACGGCGCAGCATCGATGCATCGCGGTATTCGCCGCTGTTGGCGAACACGGCGTACGCGCGCGCAAGCTCAAAGAGCGATATGTCTGCATTGCCGAGCGCGAGCCCGAGCCCGTAATGCTGCGGCGGCCGATCGATGGAATCGAAATGCAGATGTTTGAGTTCCTCATACACGGTACGAAGCCCTGTCGTATTGAGAAGCCACACCGCGGGTACATTGTAGGAGCTCCCGAGCGCGACAGCAGCGCGTACAGGGCCGTGATAGCGCTCATCGTAATTGCGCGGGAGATATTTCCCTATCGTGGAGGGAAAGCTCCGCTCGGTATCCGGGAGTACGGTCGCCGGCGTTGCAATGCGGTATTCGAACGCTGCCGCATACACGAACGGCTTCATCGACGAACCGGGCTGGCGTTTGATGAACACGCCGTTGATCTCGCCCTCCGGTGCGTCAAAATCCGGCGATCCGACCATGGCGCGCACTTCGAGCGTGCGGTTGTCGATGATGATGACGCTTGCATGCGCAATGCGGTGTTTCTTCGCCAGATGCGACACACGGTCGCGGACGGCATCCTCAGCGATGGACTGTATCTTCCGGTCAAGCGTCGTATAGACCGCAGACACCGTAATGCCGGCAAGCGATCGTGCAGCTGCGTACGATGAGATCGAAAAATGCTCGGCGCTGAAAAGGCGCTCCGGTGGACGGCGTATCACGGAGGCTGCCAGTGCGTTCGACAGGACATCAGCGGACACGGCGCTCGTTGCAGCATACCGCGTAAGGATGGCTTTTGCTTTTCTCTCGGCAGCGAGGGGATGACGCCAGGGATCGGCGATACCCGGTTCGCGAATGACCGCGGCAAGCACGGCGAACTCAAAGAGCGAGCAGTTCACAAGCTCTTTCCTGAAATACACACGTGCCGCACGGCCTATGCCCGACACGTTGTTGCCCATGCGCACGCTGTTGCAGTACGCGGTAAGTATATCGTCCTTTTTCGTATGCGCCGTTATCCGCACGGCCATGATCGTCTCGAACGCTTTCGTCGCGATATTGTTGCGGCGTATACCGAGACGGCGCTTGGCATACTGCATCGGTATGGTCGATCCGCCCTGCACGACGGAGAGGGCGCGTACATTCGCGGCGAATGCTCGCGCCATGCCGCGCATATCGACGCCCCAATGCGAATAGAACGAGCGGTCCTCGGTGAAGAGAAGGAGTTTTACGAATTCATCCGGTATCGCTCTTCGTGCAAGCGGCGTGGATAGCCCGGTCATCCCCGGCGTGAATTCGGTGAACGGGACATCGTCCTTATCGTACAGCACCACGGCGCTGTCGGCGAGGGCGAGATAACCCTGCGGGAGCGGGAGTAAAATGAAGATCAGCAGTATAAGATGGGTTGTCGAGATAGTAGCAACCCCTATCCCCCCAACCCCCTTCCCCCTTTTTAAAGGGGAAGGGGGGGCGCTTTTTCTAATTTCTTCACTCCCCTTCTTTGACGTACGCCTCTGACGCAGCAGGTGGCAAAGCCGCCACGGGTGGAAAGGAGCAGGGCGTGCGCCAAGGATGGCGCAGAGCTGCGCGAGACTGGAGGGCGACTCGCGCACGGGATAGGGGTGAACTCTATTTCCCATCGACCACCGTGACATCGGCCTGTCTGAGATAAGCGAATACGCTCGGATTGTACATCTCCTCCACTTTCAAGTGCGGCACCGAGAATGTACCGATGACCGTCGCGCGGACCACATAGGTGAGCCGATGCGAGCCCTGCCTGAGATACTCCGCCGAGAAGAACACGCGGTCGCGGTATTTCTCCTTATGGAAGAACGAACCCCACCACGCATCCGAACCCTCTTGCACCTTCTTCTCATTCCCCTCGGTGGCGAAATCGAGATTGACCGCCTCGAACCCTGCCGGGAGCATATCGTCAAGTACGGCGAATGTGCGCCCTTCCGGTGTGTGCACGGTTATTTCAACGACATAGCGCTTCCCGCGGACAAAGTTATTCTTCACTTCCTTGCCCGTGTC
The DNA window shown above is from Spirochaetota bacterium and carries:
- a CDS encoding transglycosylase domain-containing protein, with protein sequence MVLYDKDDVPFTEFTPGMTGLSTPLARRAIPDEFVKLLLFTEDRSFYSHWGVDMRGMARAFAANVRALSVVQGGSTIPMQYAKRRLGIRRNNIATKAFETIMAVRITAHTKKDDILTAYCNSVRMGNNVSGIGRAARVYFRKELVNCSLFEFAVLAAVIREPGIADPWRHPLAAERKAKAILTRYAATSAVSADVLSNALAASVIRRPPERLFSAEHFSISSYAAARSLAGITVSAVYTTLDRKIQSIAEDAVRDRVSHLAKKHRIAHASVIIIDNRTLEVRAMVGSPDFDAPEGEINGVFIKRQPGSSMKPFVYAAAFEYRIATPATVLPDTERSFPSTIGKYLPRNYDERYHGPVRAAVALGSSYNVPAVWLLNTTGLRTVYEELKHLHFDSIDRPPQHYGLGLALGNADISLFELARAYAVFANSGEYRDASMLRRVRTGIDTVQVRERVPVRVFSRQTAFLITHILAEFKYKTAGFGIHSALNMPFPVAVKTGTSKDYRDNTVAGYTRNYTIGVWAGNFSGRSMDALPAAQGAGLIFRDIIAGLYNAGIDIGQADLTVPSGVTPVRICTLSGMRAHMQCRESMIEYCLADTVPGMCTWHTNGKTMLPPEYATWLGDTGRNADLAPSSGLHIVRPADKDVFNIDASMQARMQEIELSVSGDTDGVAWYINGRRYAEGKTVYWRLTPGDIRIEARGKNGADSVVITVVRK